The following proteins are encoded in a genomic region of Haloarcula salinisoli:
- a CDS encoding Nif3-like dinuclear metal center hexameric protein: MHTGDIASRLDDELDTDAYADVDASPNGLQVGPADREVETVAVAVDAAVETIERASEAGADLLVTHHGIVWGSIERVTDSNYRRIAPLLENDLALYVAHLPLDGHQQLGNAAGLADQLDLDNRAPFGAMGGEWVGQRGRLVEGRSLEALVEALEANLDTGGQPVQTLDFGPETVEDVAIVTGSGADWLEEAVDVGADVLITGEGKQQAYHEAREAGINVVLAGHYATETFGVRALSARLDSWGLETTFIDCPTGL; this comes from the coding sequence ATGCACACAGGCGACATCGCCAGTCGACTCGACGACGAACTCGACACCGACGCCTACGCCGACGTCGACGCCAGCCCCAACGGCCTCCAGGTCGGGCCCGCCGACCGCGAGGTCGAGACCGTCGCGGTGGCCGTCGACGCCGCCGTCGAGACCATCGAGCGGGCGAGCGAGGCCGGCGCCGACCTGCTCGTGACCCACCACGGCATCGTCTGGGGCTCCATCGAGCGGGTCACGGACAGCAACTACCGGCGTATCGCGCCGCTGCTCGAGAACGACCTCGCGCTGTACGTCGCTCACCTCCCGCTCGATGGCCACCAGCAGCTGGGCAACGCCGCCGGGCTGGCCGACCAGCTGGACCTCGACAACCGCGCGCCGTTCGGGGCGATGGGCGGTGAGTGGGTCGGCCAGCGCGGCCGACTGGTCGAGGGGCGTTCGCTCGAGGCGCTCGTCGAGGCCCTCGAAGCGAATCTCGACACCGGCGGCCAGCCCGTCCAGACGCTCGATTTCGGCCCCGAGACCGTCGAGGACGTGGCTATCGTCACGGGCAGCGGCGCCGACTGGCTAGAGGAGGCCGTCGACGTCGGTGCTGACGTGCTCATCACCGGCGAGGGGAAACAGCAGGCCTACCACGAGGCCCGGGAGGCCGGCATCAACGTCGTGCTCGCGGGCCACTACGCCACCGAGACCTTCGGTGTCCGGGCCCTGTCCGCCAGGCTCGACTCCTGGGGGCTTGAGACGACGTTTATCGACTGTCCCACCGGGCTGTGA
- a CDS encoding zinc ribbon domain-containing protein, whose translation MHSNDDGDGDIGWDRESPGERTPPEYDHDRGCPKCGSQRTETGTVQTAGGNLSMMSDVATNEFRVVSCSMCGYSEFYRERGDDDIVDLFFE comes from the coding sequence ATGCACTCGAACGACGACGGAGATGGTGACATCGGGTGGGACCGGGAGTCGCCGGGCGAACGAACGCCGCCGGAGTACGACCACGACCGCGGCTGTCCGAAGTGTGGCTCCCAGCGCACAGAGACCGGGACCGTCCAGACTGCGGGCGGGAACCTGTCGATGATGTCCGACGTGGCGACAAACGAGTTCCGCGTCGTCAGCTGTTCGATGTGTGGCTACTCGGAGTTCTACCGGGAACGGGGCGACGACGATATCGTCGACCTGTTCTTCGAGTGA